Within Bacteroidales bacterium, the genomic segment AACTTCTCTTAAGTTGGTTTCGTATGTATAGTCCCGGGAGATTATATTATTGCTCAAATTGCGAATTGTTCCATCAGTTGCATAAACATATAAATTTCCATCTTTGTCTTTAATGTCTCCTCGTGGCTTGAATTGCATTGTTTCAACTCCCAAAGAGATAAAAGGATGGATAGGTCTTTTCCTTCTGAATATGTGATTAAAGTTATATGAGGCAGAGACACCACCAATAAATATCTCTGTTTCAAAATTTTTATTTAAAGACAAGTCTTCAAGTGAACGTCTTTCACCAGATGTTTTTCCAAATAGAGCATATAAATCAACGTCAAAAAATCGTCCGAGAGATCTAGAAATACTGACACTTGTTCCCCATTTTCCGTTTAATGGAGATTCGTAATTATTTCTGATATCACCATAAAATGTAAGGATTCCTTGTCCTAATCCGAAAATAGGTTTGAAGGCAGAGCTAAAAAGGTCCGTAGAAGCATCTTCTTCCATCAAAAGAACTGCTTCATAATCTTTGTCTATCTCTTGTGCAAACGATTGCTGAATGCCTATAGCTATAAAAAACAAAAGTATAATGAGGAAATTTGTACGCATATGTTTCAATTCTTAACTATTTGAACCATTTTTGATTAGCTATCATAAGTGCTTCTTGAACTGTTATGCGGTTACCGCTTGAATAAGCACAAACAAATGCATCGGAAATAGGAGTGGTATTCCATATTTTTACCCTATAGTCTCGTGCATCTTTATATACTTTAAAGTTTCCTATTGTGTATTTGTGCCATCCTTCATGCAATTCAACATGTACGGTTTCATTTATATTGAATTTTTTAAAATAGTCCTTTTTAACAAGTTTATGTCCTGCTGCTATTTGCACTTTATATGTAATGCCTTGTTCAGCCCATGGAGTTGAGGTTATTTCAGGTCTTTTCATTTCTCCTACAACATCTTTTGAGTCATCTATTGTTGGATATTCTCCGGTCTCCTTGACTTTTTGGGTTAGTTCCGCATATTTGGCTCTCTCTTCTGGGGTTAAAGTCTCCTCAAATGTTTTGGAGTCTTTTTCCATCTCTTTTAGTTTATCTGTTGTTGCCAGACCAGAAATTCCTGAAAAGTTGTCGTTGTCTGCTAGTACGTCAACTTTTTTCTGTTGGCTTTCTTGTTCTAACTCTGCAAATTGCTCTTCTTTAGAAAGTTCGTGCATTTCCAATAGTTCAGCTTCAAATTCGTTTAAATCAATATTTCTTTCTGCTATACTAATAGTTTGAGTTCTATCATCTTGTGAATAAGAGAACGTTCCATTGATAATAAAAGCTTGATTTGGATAATCCTCTGTCTGGATTAACTTATATGATACAATAAACATTTTATCACTCTCTTCTTTGGGTAGTTCCATCCATAAAAACTTTAATATTCTGCCACTAACTTGAAAAATAGAACCTTTGGTTTTTAGTGCAACAGCACGATATCCCCTCGGTAGTTGTTCCTCAATTTTTCCAAAACTTGATAATGAACTTTTGCTAACTAATAGGTTTACAATAATCTCATTATCTTCATTCATGTAGGGTTTTTGTCGAATACAGTCAATGGGTTTTAGGGTAATCTCTTTGTATTTGTATCGTTTAGATGCCAAAAGATCAGTAACTCCTTCAATTTGAGTTACTTGAATTTTATGTGGTGCTATTGTTTTTTCTTGAATTTGATTGTTGTCAATATAACGGAACGAACCTGAAATTATCAAGTCTCCGGATATTGGTGGGGCAACATCAAAAACAAGTATTACTTTCAAAACTTCATCATAGGGTAGGTTGTACCAGTGTATTATTGCTTTTTGGTCGTCGAATGAAAACTGACCGCCACTTGTTTCTCGCGAGGTTACCTTGAAACCATTTGGAACTTCTAATGTTAGCCTTGCATAACGGTCTAGCTCGCCTTTGTCGATTGATATTTCAACTGTAAATTGAGTCCCTGAATTTACTTTGCTTGGGAAACTGTGTTTTATATCAACCCCACCGAAGATATTAGTCAAAAACAACAATAATCCCACATTTAATAACACTATTAACGACTTGAACATAATCTATTTGTTAAATATTTGTGCATTGTTAATGCTGATGCTAATTTCAAGTGATAAAGATATTAAAAAAAAAATCACATAACAAAGATTTTGAGCGCAATATATGTTTTTTTTTGATAATGCTTTAAAAAAAATGGTCAACGTCACTATATTGGCTATATAAGTAATACCAATTGGACATCTACTATAATCCAAACTTCACTGCCGTTTGCTTGGACTATGTATCTGTAGCATCGGTATTTACAATTGGTATAAGTTAAAAATTACAATTTATTGATTATATGTATGGTGTCAATGATATATAAAACTACTACCAAACAGAAACTCTCTTAGGATACTTGTTGGTGGCACCTCTTTTATTGGTATCGGTTCAAGATATGAGAAAAATTTAAGTAAACGGGTAGCTTCAGAATATTCTTCACTTTGAGGAGATACTTCACGCAGAATAGGCTCAACGTATTGCTTAAACACGCCTAATTCAAATAGTAACGCTGAATTTGACATAACATCAGCCTCCTCTTGATACGGGAATATATATTTTTCTTCTCCTCGTCTAACACTGGGCCAACGCCGTATTGTTTCTTCGGCAGAATAGCCTCGATATCTATAGTCACGTACTATCCTTCGTATTAGTCTATTGTCAGTAGTTGGAATACGGTTATGTTCGTCCATGCAGAGAGAAGTGAGTGCAGAAACGTAAATTTTAAACTTCTCTTTATCAGATATTTGCTTTGTTAACCTTGGGTTTAGACCGTGAATTCCTTCAATAAGTAAAACCGAATTTTTTGACATTTGTAAAAAATCTCCACAGAAACTCCTTTGTCCTGTTTCGAATGAAAATCTGGGGACTTCTACTTTTTCTCCATTTAGTAGTTGTAAAAGTTGTTTGTTAAAAAGCTCTAAATCAATAGCTTCGATGTTTTCAAAGTCATAATCTCCGTTTTCGTCTAATGGTGTGTCTTGTCTGTTAACGAAATAGTTGTCTAAAGATATTACTTGTGGAAAAATTCCCAGTACTTTTAGCTGAACCTCTAAGCGTTTTGCAGTAGTTGTTTTACCCGATGATGATGGTCCGCTAATCAATATGATGCGGGGCATTGGATTGCGTTCAGCTATTAGATCAGCAATTTTCGCTAACTTCTTCTCTTGTAACGCTTCCGATACTTTAATGAGGTCTGTTAGCTTTCCGTTTTTAGCAGCTTCGTTTAATAATCCTACAGTACTAACACCAATAATTTCGTTCCACTCTTTGTGTTCTTGAAAGATTTCAAACATCTTATCTTGTAAGATCATAGGTGCAACTTCTTCGGGATTTGATGTTGTTGGAAATCGTAGTAACATCCCATCATAGTATTTATACAAATCAAAAGTTTTAACATACTTGGTTGATGGGGCTAAAAATCCATAGAAATAGTCGGCATGATCTTCTAACCAATAAACGCTAGAATACATATGTTTTCTACCTTTAAGAAGTTTAGCTTTGTTGATGCTACCGTTTTTTTCAAACAGTTCAACAGCTTCCTCGGTTAATATCTCTTTTCTAATAAAAGGAATATCAGCATCAATAATTTTATACATTTCAGTTTTTATTTCTGCTATTTCTGATGCTGTAAGCCTTTTTTTATCTCCTTCAAATTCACAGTAATATCCATTTGATATGGAGTGTTCAATACGAAGTTTCCTATCTGGATAGATGTTATTAACCGCTTTTATTAAGATAAAACTTAAAGAGCGGATATATATTCGCATTCCATCGGGGTGTGTTATATCGAAAAATTTTATTGTCTTGGGTTTGTAAATTGCGTAATTAAGCTCTTCGACTTTGTTGTTTACCATGCAACCAATGGCAGGATATTTTAAATCTAACTTTAAATCATCCCAAATTTCCATGAGTGTAGTGCCGAATGGATATTTTTTTCGTGTATCGTTATTTTGAATTATGATTTCAATTAATTTTTGCATAATTTATTGTATTTCAGTTAGTTGTTAGTTAATACTTTAAAGTTAGATAAGCCTCTGTCTCCTATGAATGAGCTACGATTATCAACAACAATAGTTATTCTTATATCTTGTTTCCAATAATTTGCAAACCATGCTTTGTAATCATTAGGGCTTAACTTATCGATTATGTGTTCTTTAATTGTTATTAATACTTCTCCACCGTAGCTTTGCTCATAATTAACGCCAACAATATTTTCATGTAGTTCTTCGGACAATGGAATAAGCAATTCGGAATTATTCATACCTTTAATTGTTGGGCGCA encodes:
- a CDS encoding nucleoside kinase; the encoded protein is MQKLIEIIIQNNDTRKKYPFGTTLMEIWDDLKLDLKYPAIGCMVNNKVEELNYAIYKPKTIKFFDITHPDGMRIYIRSLSFILIKAVNNIYPDRKLRIEHSISNGYYCEFEGDKKRLTASEIAEIKTEMYKIIDADIPFIRKEILTEEAVELFEKNGSINKAKLLKGRKHMYSSVYWLEDHADYFYGFLAPSTKYVKTFDLYKYYDGMLLRFPTTSNPEEVAPMILQDKMFEIFQEHKEWNEIIGVSTVGLLNEAAKNGKLTDLIKVSEALQEKKLAKIADLIAERNPMPRIILISGPSSSGKTTTAKRLEVQLKVLGIFPQVISLDNYFVNRQDTPLDENGDYDFENIEAIDLELFNKQLLQLLNGEKVEVPRFSFETGQRSFCGDFLQMSKNSVLLIEGIHGLNPRLTKQISDKEKFKIYVSALTSLCMDEHNRIPTTDNRLIRRIVRDYRYRGYSAEETIRRWPSVRRGEEKYIFPYQEEADVMSNSALLFELGVFKQYVEPILREVSPQSEEYSEATRLLKFFSYLEPIPIKEVPPTSILREFLFGSSFIYH